From the genome of Aliarcobacter lanthieri:
ACCTTTTTTAGGTCCACTCTTTCCACAACATTGTTTATATTTTAGACCGCTACCACAAGGGCAAGATTCATTTCTTGCTATTTTTTTTTCGCTATTTTTTACAGCTTCTTGTGCTATATTTGTTGTTATATTTGCATTTGCTTTTTCCATAGACTCTTTCATTCTTTGTAATGCTTCTTGCTCTTTTTGTCTATCTTCTTTACTTTGAAGTTGTACTGCAAATAAAATTTTTATAATCTCTAATTTGATGTTTGAGATTAATTCTATAAACATATTATATGACTCTTTTTTATACTCAACAAGAGGATCTTTTTGATTATAACCTCTGAGTCCAATACCAGTTTTTAGTGTATCCATAGCATATAAATGTTCTCTATAAGCATTATCTAAAATTTGAAGATATAAAACTCTTTCAATTTCACTTTTTTGTTTATGATCAACAACACTCATTTTATTTTCATAAGTATCTTTTAAAATAGATATTAGTCGATTTTCTAATACTTCGTAATCTGTACTTTCTATCTCTTTTTCATCAATTATAAAATGTAAATCTTCTTTCAATTTAGCTACTATAAATGTATAATCAAAATCTTCAACTGGAGTTGTTTGAGAGATATTTGCATCAGCTAAAAGATTTTGGATATATTCAATTCTATTCTCATCTATTTTTGAACCAATATCGAAATCTTCGCTTAACAAGTCATTTCTAAAGTTATAGATAACTTTTCTTTGTTCATTTGCAACATCATCATATTCAAGTAAATGTTTTCTACTTTCAAAGTGCATTGATTCAACTTTTTTCTGAGCATTTTCAACAGCTCTAGTTACCATTTTTGATTCAATAAATTCACCTTCTTGGATACCAAGTCTTTCCATGATATTTTTTATTCTATCACTTCCAAAAATTCTTAAAAGGTTATCTTCTAAACTTAGATAAAATTGTGATTCTCCAACATCTCCTTGTCTTCCACTTCTTCCTCTAAGCTGATTATCTATTCTTCTACTTTCGTGTCTTTCTGTACCAATTATTGCTAACCCACCAAGAGCTAAAATTTCAGGAGTCAATTTAATATCAACTCCACGTCCTGCCATATTTGTAGCAATTGTTACAGCACCTTTTTGTCCAGCATCAGCAATAATTTTACCTTCTTTCTCGTGTTGTTTTGCATTTAAAACAGTATGAGGTATTTTTTTATCAACTAATATTTTATGAAGTTTCTCACTTTTTTCAATACTTGCTGTTCCTACAAGTACTGGTTGTCCTTTTTCATGATATTCTTTAATTTTTAAACAAACTGCTTCAAATTTTTCTTTTTCACTTTTATAAATTAAATCACTTTTATCTATTCTTTTGATAGGTAAATTTGTAGGAATAGACACAACATCAAGATTATAAATTTGTGCAAATTCTGTTGCTTCTGTTTGTGCAGTTCCTGTCATACCTGCAAGTTTTTTATACATCCTAAAATAGTTTTGATAAGTTGTATCTGCTAGAGTTTGACTTTCATCTTGTATAGTAACTTTTTCTTTTGCTTCAAGTGCTTGGTGTAAACCTTCACTAAATCTTCTACCTTCACTTAGTCTTCCTGTAAATTCATCAACAATAATAATTTGTTCATCTTTTACAACATAATCAACATCTTTTTGAAAAATATAATTTGCTTTTAATGCTTGATCAAGTGAATGAGAAAGCATAGCATTTTCAATAGAGTACAAATTCTCAACTCCAAAAAGTTCTTCTGCTCTTATATGTCCTTGTTCAGTTAAACTTACAGTTCTGTTTTTTTCATCAACTGTGAAATCACCAGTTGTTATAGGTTTTTCAGCAGCACTTTTTGGCTCTATCAATTTACCTAGTTCCAGTTTTAATGCAATTTCATTTGCTTTTACATAATTTGAGTTTATGTGATTTGTTGGTCCAGAAATAATTAAAGGAGTTCTAGCTTCATCAATTAAGATAGAATCCACTTCATCAACTATTACAAAATTATGTCCTCTTTGAACTTTATCTTTTATGTCATAAACCATATTATCTCTTAAGAAGTCAAATCCTAAAGAACTATTTGTGGCATAAGTAATATCGCAGTTATATTGTTCTCTTCTTTGTTCATCATCTTTTATACTATCAGTTAATGCACCAACACTAAATCCTAAAAATTCATAAAGTGGTTTTAATTCATTTGCATCACGGCTTGCTAAATAGTCATTTACAGTTACAACATGAACACCCTTGCCTGTTAGAGCATTTAAACAAACAGCAATACTTCCAACTAAAGTTTTTCCTTCACCTGTTTTCATCTCTGCTATTTTTCCTTCATTTAGAACCATAGCTCCTATTAGCTGAACATCATAAGGTCTCATACCTAAAACTCTTTTACTAGCTTCTCTAGTTATTGCAAAAGACTCTTTTAAAACATCATTTAATGATTTTTCTTCATTTTGTACAAGTTGTCTTAACTTATTAAATTCATTTTTTAGATCTTCATCACTTAGATTTTCATAGTTTTTCTCTAATGCAGTTATTTCACTTGCTCGTTTTCTATATTTTTTTACAACTCTATCATTTTTTGTACCAAAAACTTTTGAAAAAACATTTAACATAAAATTAGTTCCTTTTCGTTATAATGAGAAAGATTATATAGAAAAAAAGGTTAAAAAATGTTTTATAAAATTACATTTGCTATGGTTATGCTATCAATTTTTGCTTTTGCAACTAGTGATATAAAAAATTTAAAAAGCTTTCAAGCCCAGTTTACTCAAACTATTACTTCAAACTCAAATGATATTATTGAGTATAAAGGTGAAGTTTTTATAAAAAGTAGTGGCAAAATTTTATGGAAATATAAAACACCTGTTGAGAAAAATGTTTATATTGATAATAATTCAGCAATAGTTGATGAACCAGAGTTAGAACAAGCTATCTTTACACAGCTTGAAAATGAAATAAATATTATACAACTACTAAAAGATTCTAAAAAAATAGATAATAATAAATATTCTGCATCAATTGATGGAATTAATTATCTTATTTTTACAAAAGATAACAAAATAGAAAAAATTAGTTATAAAGATAATTTAGAAAATAGTGTAGAGATAAATTTTCTAAAAATTATTCAAGATGAAGATATCCCTGATTCTCTTTTTATTTTTAGTATTCCAAGTAATTATGATTTAATAAGAAAATAGATACAATCTCTCTAAAGGTAGATTAAACAATAGCTTGATTTTTCAAGAGGAAAGTCCGTGCTACAGTGAAGCAGAGTTCCATCTAACGGATGGCTAGAGTAATCTAAGGGATAGTGCAACAGAAAGTAAACAGCCAAATATTTGGTGATGGTGAAACGGTAGAGTAAGAGCCTACCAGCAAACTGAGTAATCTTTTTGGCTTTGTAAACCCAACTTGTAGCAAGAAGACATGGTATAAGCTTCACAATCTTCGTCTTCGCAAGAGTATTAAAGTGATTTAATACCTAGATAAATTATTGTTAAATACAGAACACGGCTTATAGTCTACCTTTTTTATATACTTTTCTACTTAACCTTATAATATATAAATTTTTTGTAAAATAAATATTACCAAAACTAATAGGAGTCAACATGAAAAATTTATCAATTAGATTTAAGCTTTTAGCTATACTAATAATTACAATTATTTTAGTTTCGGCTATTATAGCTACAAAATCTATATATGAACTCAAGAACTTAACTTCTCATAATATTGAAGAGTATAAACAAAGGGCATTTGCAGAAGCAATAGATGAAATGAAAAACTATACATCTTTTGTAATGGATATTGCAAAAGATGGTTATGAAAAAGGGAAAATAGATAATGTTAAAAATAGAAAAGGGGCTTATCTAAAATCTCAAACAGATTTTTTATTTACAATGATTACAGAAATGTATGAGAAAGAAAAAAATAAATTATCTGAAGCAGAGCTAAAAAAATTACTTTTAGATACTATTGGAGCCGTAAGATATGGAGAAGACAATGACTATTTCTTTGTATATGATAAATACTCAACAATATTAAAACTTCCTTTAACGCCAGAAAGAGAAGGAACAAAAAATAATGGTAAACATATTCCAGAATTTATTAGAACTGCTTTTGAAGATGGTGAAGGATTTGTACCTTATGAACAAGTAATTCCAGGTAAAGAACCAAGAGCTAAATTATCAAATATAAGATTATTTGAACCTTATGGATGGGTTGTCGGTACAGGGGTTTATATAGATAATGAAGAACAAGAGCTAAAAAAAGAAGTTTTAAAAGAAATTTCACAAATTAAATTTGGAACAGATGGGTATTTTTTTGTGTATTCGTATGATGGTACAAATTTGATGCATCCAATCAATCATAATTTAGTTGGTAAGAATTTAATAAATAATAAAAGTAAAAATGGAATTTACTATGTAAAAGATTTGATTGAAGTTGCCAAAAAAGGAGGAGGAACTGTAACTTATGACTTCCCTAAAAGTAATGATGATCCAAAACAATATGATAAAATTGGATATGCAGAAGGTTTACAAGAATGGCAATGGATGATAGGAACAGGAATATATATTGATAATATTGAAAAAAATATTTCAATTATGCAAGATAATGCAAATCAAAAAATTTCTTCTATAATTTTTGGAATATTGATCATATCTGTTATTGTTTCTATTATTTTAATAGCAGTTATATCATATCTTATTTCAAAAAATATTATTTCTCCATTAGAAAAATTTGAGAGTGGACTTTTAGGATTTTTTAAATATCTAAATAAAGAAACTAAAAATGTTGAAACAATAGATATAAAATCAGAAGATGAAATTGGCTCAATGGCAAAAGTTGTAAATGAAAATATCATAAAAACAGCTAAACTATTAAAAGAAGATGAATCTTTAATTGATAATGTTAAAGAAGTTGTAAATGAAATAAATAAAGGAAATTTACGAAATAGAATAGAAAATAGCACTGGAAATGAAAGTTTAGAAGAACTTAAAAATATATTAAATGAAATGTTAGAACTTATATCTAATAAAGTGAATAATGATTTAGTTGTAATAGATCAAGTTCTGAAAAAATATGAACAAATGGATTTTAGAGCTAGAATTGAAAATCCTGTTGGAGAAGTTGCAAAAGAGATAAATGAGTTAGCAGAAACTATAAATCATCTTCTTTTGGAAAATAAGATAAATGGACTTACTTTAGAAGATAGTTCTAAAATTCTTTTAGAAAATGTAAACAACTTAAATATTAGTTCAAATGAAGCAGCAGCTTCTTTAGAAGAAACGGCAGCTGCACTTGAAGAGATAACAAGTAATATAAGAAATAACACTCAAAATATTGCAAAAATGTCAAATCTTTCAACTGAAGTTACAAGATCTTCGAGACTTGGTGAAGAATTAGCAAATAAAACAACATTAGCAATGGATGAAATAAATACTCAAGTAAATCTAGTAAATGAAGCAATAGGAGTTATAGATAATATAGCATTCCAAACAAATATCTTAAGTTTAAATGCAGCAGTGGAAGCAGCAACAGCAGGAGAAGCAGGAAAAGGTTTTGCAGTTGTAGCACAAGAAGTAAGAAATCTAGCAGCAAGAAGTGCAGAAGCAGCTAAAGAGATAAAAGATATAGTTGAAAAAGCAACAATAAAAGCTAATGAAGGTAAAAATATTGCTACTACAATGATTGAAGGTTATAAAGGTTTAAATGATTCAATAACTCAAACAACAAATCTTATTTCTGATATTGAAATGTCAAGTAAAGAACAACTTTCTGGAATAGAACAAATTAATGATGCTGTAAATCAATTAGATAGACAAACTCAACAAAATGCTATGATCTCTTCTCAAACTCATGATATTGCTATGGAAACAGATAACATAGCTAAAGATGTAGTAAAAGAAGCTGATTCAAAAGAATTTTTAGGAAAAGATAGTGCTAAAGCTAAAAAGTTTGAGATTAAAAATATAAATACAACAAATGTAATTCCTAATAAATCAAAAAAGGAAGATAAAAAAACAATTGAAGATAATTCATCTAATGAAGATGAATGGGAAAATTTCTAAAATTATAATAAATATAGAATAGGGTGATTTATCCCTATTCTAAAGTGTTGCTTATTTTAAAATTAAAAGCTTTCCCATTCTTCATTTTTAATATTATTGTTTTTTATAATTTCTTGCTTTTTATATTTTGATTTAGATATTTTTTTATTTACTGTTTGTGTATGATTTATATTATTTGATTGGTTCTCTATATTTTTTCCTTTTACTTCATTCTTTCCTATAAACTCTTTTTCATTTGCATCTTTAACTATTAATTTAGCAATATTATCTGTTACTATTGCAATATCATGAGCCTGTGCAGCTATATTTGCATTTTGTTGAGTTTGTTGGTCTAAAGTATTTACAGCATCATTTATCTGTTCTATCCCTAATAATTGCTCTTTACTTGAATTTTGAATATCTGATATTAAATCTATAGTTTGAGATACATTTGTATTTAACTCTTTATATCCTTCTATCATGCTATTTGCTATTTCTTTCCCTTCGTTTGCTTTTATTGTTGCATTTTCAACTATATCTTTTATCTCTTTAGCTGCTTCTGCACTTCTACTTGCTAGATTTCTTACTTCTTGTGCAACAACAGAAAAACCTAATCCAGCTTCTCCTGCTGTTGCTGCTTCTACAGCTGCATTTAAACTTAAGATATTTGTTTGGAATGCTATTTGATCGATTATTGAAATAGCTTCATTTACTAAATTTACTTGAGTATTTATTTCATCCATTGCTATTGTTGTCTTATTTGCTAGTTTTTCTCCTTCTTTTACAGATTTTGTAACACTATTTGATAGTTGTGACATTTTTGCAACATTACCTGTTGTATTTCTAATATTACTTGTTATCTCTTCAAGCGCAGCAGCTGTTTCTTCTAAAGAAGATGCAGCTTCATTTGAACTTATATTTAATTTATCTACATTATCAAGTAAGATATTTGAACTCTCATCTAATGTTAATCCATTTGATTTATTTTCAGATAAAATATAAGTTATAGAATTCCCTAATATATTAATACCATCTGCTAATTTTAAAAGATGCTCTTTTAATCCTTTAGAATCTATTTTATTTAAATAGTTATAATTTGCATATTGTTCTAGAATTTTTAGTACATTATTGATATTATTTTCTAAATTATCTGCCATCTTATTTAATACAGATTTTAATTCCATTAATGATGGGTTATTAACATTTAAATTTAATCTTTTACATAAATCTCCTTGTTCAAACTCACTTAAAACTGTTATTGTTTCATCTATTAATTTTCTATCTTCATCTATATTTTTTTGAGCTTTTAAAATATTGTGATTTAGTAAATTTGCCATTTCTCCAAATTCATCTTTTGTATTGATTGCTAAAAGAGTAATTGTAGATGTATCTTTATTTAAAAAATTAAAAAATCCTTGTAAACCAATTTGTATTTTATTGATCATGTCTACTATATATCTAGAAATTAGATATGATATTATTGTTGCTAAAATAATCGCTATGAATAATAAAATAATCATAATAGTAGAAAAACCAGTTGCAACTTCTCTTATTTGAGAGAAGAATGTATGATTATTTGCTTCTTGATAATCAATAAATTCATTTATAACTTTTAACCATTGAGTAAATAATGGACTAGCTTTATCTAAAAGTATATTTAATGCTTCTTCATTATTATCTTCTAATTTTAGTTTGATAATATTTTCTACTAATGGTAATGTATTACTCTCTACATTTCTTATTTTATTTAATATTATTAACTCTTCTTCTACAAAATTGTCTCTATTTGTAAATATTTTATCCATTGATTGAGCAGAAGTACTATAAAAATCTTCTAGTTTTTTAATATCATCAATAGATTTTTTAAATAAAGAACTATCTTTACTATCAGATAATACAACATCTCTTATAGAAATTGCTCTATCGTGAACACTTCCACGAAAATTGATTGCATATCTTTGTTTTGCAGAAGTAAGTTCTACATCATTTTTTAAAGTATTATCTATGATAGATACTCTATTTATCCCTATAACTGTCAGTAATATAATTAAAAAAATCATCAAACCAAAACTTGAATATAATTTTTTAGTAATCCTCATATATTTAACCCCTTTTTTATAAAAATTGATAGTATTCTATTTTTGAATATAGATACTAATATTGTTTTAGATTTATACTATATGAAAATATTAAAAAAGTATTATTTTGATATATTTAAAGGTTTTAATTATTATTTTTTTGTAGAAATATAACTAAAAGAGCCTAGAATAAACTAAACTCTTTAATTATCTTAAATATTGAATTTGATTTAAGCTATTTCTTTTATGGGTAAAGTATCATTTTCATTTGAATCAAAAGTTTTAGCACAAACATCATTTTTCCCTATAAACTCTTTTTCGTTTGCATTACTTACTACTAATTTTGCAATATTGTTTGTTTGTATAGCAATATCGTTAGTTTGACTAGCAACCATAGCATTTTGTTGTGTTTGTTGATCCAACTGATTTACTGCATCATTAATTTGTTCTATTCCCATTAGCTGCTCTTTACTTGACATCTCTATATCTGATATTAATGTTATTGTCTCTTCTATATTCTTACTTAATCCAACATATCCATTTATCATATTTGTTGCTATTTGTTTCCCTTCATCTGCTTTTACTGTTGCTCTTTCCACTATATCTTTTATCTCTTTTGCTGCTTCTGCTGAACGAGATGCTAAATTTCGTACTTCTTGTGCTACTACAGCGAACCCTTTCCCTGACTCTCCTGCTGTTGCTGCTTCTACTGCTGCATTTAAACT
Proteins encoded in this window:
- a CDS encoding methyl-accepting chemotaxis protein, which translates into the protein MKNLSIRFKLLAILIITIILVSAIIATKSIYELKNLTSHNIEEYKQRAFAEAIDEMKNYTSFVMDIAKDGYEKGKIDNVKNRKGAYLKSQTDFLFTMITEMYEKEKNKLSEAELKKLLLDTIGAVRYGEDNDYFFVYDKYSTILKLPLTPEREGTKNNGKHIPEFIRTAFEDGEGFVPYEQVIPGKEPRAKLSNIRLFEPYGWVVGTGVYIDNEEQELKKEVLKEISQIKFGTDGYFFVYSYDGTNLMHPINHNLVGKNLINNKSKNGIYYVKDLIEVAKKGGGTVTYDFPKSNDDPKQYDKIGYAEGLQEWQWMIGTGIYIDNIEKNISIMQDNANQKISSIIFGILIISVIVSIILIAVISYLISKNIISPLEKFESGLLGFFKYLNKETKNVETIDIKSEDEIGSMAKVVNENIIKTAKLLKEDESLIDNVKEVVNEINKGNLRNRIENSTGNESLEELKNILNEMLELISNKVNNDLVVIDQVLKKYEQMDFRARIENPVGEVAKEINELAETINHLLLENKINGLTLEDSSKILLENVNNLNISSNEAAASLEETAAALEEITSNIRNNTQNIAKMSNLSTEVTRSSRLGEELANKTTLAMDEINTQVNLVNEAIGVIDNIAFQTNILSLNAAVEAATAGEAGKGFAVVAQEVRNLAARSAEAAKEIKDIVEKATIKANEGKNIATTMIEGYKGLNDSITQTTNLISDIEMSSKEQLSGIEQINDAVNQLDRQTQQNAMISSQTHDIAMETDNIAKDVVKEADSKEFLGKDSAKAKKFEIKNINTTNVIPNKSKKEDKKTIEDNSSNEDEWENF
- a CDS encoding methyl-accepting chemotaxis protein; amino-acid sequence: MRITKKLYSSFGLMIFLIILLTVIGINRVSIIDNTLKNDVELTSAKQRYAINFRGSVHDRAISIRDVVLSDSKDSSLFKKSIDDIKKLEDFYSTSAQSMDKIFTNRDNFVEEELIILNKIRNVESNTLPLVENIIKLKLEDNNEEALNILLDKASPLFTQWLKVINEFIDYQEANNHTFFSQIREVATGFSTIMIILLFIAIILATIISYLISRYIVDMINKIQIGLQGFFNFLNKDTSTITLLAINTKDEFGEMANLLNHNILKAQKNIDEDRKLIDETITVLSEFEQGDLCKRLNLNVNNPSLMELKSVLNKMADNLENNINNVLKILEQYANYNYLNKIDSKGLKEHLLKLADGINILGNSITYILSENKSNGLTLDESSNILLDNVDKLNISSNEAASSLEETAAALEEITSNIRNTTGNVAKMSQLSNSVTKSVKEGEKLANKTTIAMDEINTQVNLVNEAISIIDQIAFQTNILSLNAAVEAATAGEAGLGFSVVAQEVRNLASRSAEAAKEIKDIVENATIKANEGKEIANSMIEGYKELNTNVSQTIDLISDIQNSSKEQLLGIEQINDAVNTLDQQTQQNANIAAQAHDIAIVTDNIAKLIVKDANEKEFIGKNEVKGKNIENQSNNINHTQTVNKKISKSKYKKQEIIKNNNIKNEEWESF
- the secA gene encoding preprotein translocase subunit SecA — translated: MLNVFSKVFGTKNDRVVKKYRKRASEITALEKNYENLSDEDLKNEFNKLRQLVQNEEKSLNDVLKESFAITREASKRVLGMRPYDVQLIGAMVLNEGKIAEMKTGEGKTLVGSIAVCLNALTGKGVHVVTVNDYLASRDANELKPLYEFLGFSVGALTDSIKDDEQRREQYNCDITYATNSSLGFDFLRDNMVYDIKDKVQRGHNFVIVDEVDSILIDEARTPLIISGPTNHINSNYVKANEIALKLELGKLIEPKSAAEKPITTGDFTVDEKNRTVSLTEQGHIRAEELFGVENLYSIENAMLSHSLDQALKANYIFQKDVDYVVKDEQIIIVDEFTGRLSEGRRFSEGLHQALEAKEKVTIQDESQTLADTTYQNYFRMYKKLAGMTGTAQTEATEFAQIYNLDVVSIPTNLPIKRIDKSDLIYKSEKEKFEAVCLKIKEYHEKGQPVLVGTASIEKSEKLHKILVDKKIPHTVLNAKQHEKEGKIIADAGQKGAVTIATNMAGRGVDIKLTPEILALGGLAIIGTERHESRRIDNQLRGRSGRQGDVGESQFYLSLEDNLLRIFGSDRIKNIMERLGIQEGEFIESKMVTRAVENAQKKVESMHFESRKHLLEYDDVANEQRKVIYNFRNDLLSEDFDIGSKIDENRIEYIQNLLADANISQTTPVEDFDYTFIVAKLKEDLHFIIDEKEIESTDYEVLENRLISILKDTYENKMSVVDHKQKSEIERVLYLQILDNAYREHLYAMDTLKTGIGLRGYNQKDPLVEYKKESYNMFIELISNIKLEIIKILFAVQLQSKEDRQKEQEALQRMKESMEKANANITTNIAQEAVKNSEKKIARNESCPCGSGLKYKQCCGKSGPKKGLVAGN
- the lolA gene encoding LolA-like outer membrane lipoprotein chaperone, giving the protein MFYKITFAMVMLSIFAFATSDIKNLKSFQAQFTQTITSNSNDIIEYKGEVFIKSSGKILWKYKTPVEKNVYIDNNSAIVDEPELEQAIFTQLENEINIIQLLKDSKKIDNNKYSASIDGINYLIFTKDNKIEKISYKDNLENSVEINFLKIIQDEDIPDSLFIFSIPSNYDLIRK